From the Sphingomonas aliaeris genome, one window contains:
- a CDS encoding TraB/GumN family protein: MTLRHSLTAIALLFSAPSVAQTAAPAPAVAPASTVTPIPADPALWVVKDADTTIYLFGTIHVLKPGVQWFDEAVKTAFDASQQLVLEMVAPEPAAMQALVMKLGVSPTGPTLTERLPAKDRPAFTKAVTDMGIPAGAFDRYQPWLAATNLTLLPILKMGYDPTNGPETVLTAAAKSAGKTVTGLETAEQQLGYFASLPPKVQVKFLTSTVRDLPQVEPKLNEMVTNWTHGEPKALADSDECGHEGQSGGRQGAAAGP, translated from the coding sequence ATGACCCTACGCCATTCGCTGACCGCCATCGCCCTGCTGTTTTCCGCGCCGTCGGTCGCGCAGACGGCCGCTCCTGCCCCTGCCGTCGCGCCCGCGTCCACCGTCACGCCGATACCGGCGGACCCGGCCTTGTGGGTGGTGAAGGATGCGGACACGACGATCTATCTGTTCGGGACGATCCACGTGCTGAAGCCCGGCGTGCAGTGGTTCGACGAGGCGGTGAAGACGGCGTTCGACGCCAGCCAGCAACTGGTGCTGGAGATGGTCGCGCCGGAACCCGCGGCGATGCAAGCGCTGGTGATGAAGCTGGGCGTGTCCCCCACCGGCCCGACGCTGACCGAACGATTGCCGGCGAAGGACCGCCCCGCCTTCACCAAGGCGGTGACGGACATGGGCATCCCCGCGGGCGCGTTCGACCGGTATCAGCCGTGGCTGGCGGCGACGAACCTGACGCTGCTGCCGATCCTGAAGATGGGGTACGACCCGACCAACGGCCCGGAGACGGTGCTGACTGCGGCGGCGAAGAGCGCGGGCAAGACCGTGACGGGGCTGGAAACGGCGGAACAGCAGCTCGGCTATTTCGCGAGCCTGCCGCCGAAGGTTCAGGTGAAGTTCCTGACCAGCACGGTGCGCGACCTGCCGCAGGTCGAGCCGAAGCTGAACGAGATGGTGACCAACTGGACGCATGGCGAACCGAAGGCGCTGGCCGATTCTGATGAATGCGGACATGAAGGACAGTCCGGAGGTCGCCAAGGTGCTGCTGCTGGACCGTAA
- a CDS encoding TraB/GumN family protein: MKDSPEVAKVLLLDRNKRWADWIRNRLDQPGTVFVAVGAGHLAGKGSVIEELNKRRVPSARIAY; encoded by the coding sequence ATGAAGGACAGTCCGGAGGTCGCCAAGGTGCTGCTGCTGGACCGTAACAAGCGCTGGGCGGACTGGATCCGGAACCGGCTCGACCAGCCGGGCACGGTGTTCGTCGCGGTCGGTGCGGGGCATCTGGCGGGCAAGGGCAGCGTGATCGAGGAACTGAACAAGCGCCGCGTCCCGTCTGCGCGCATCGCATATTGA
- a CDS encoding TIGR02466 family protein — protein sequence MTIRSLFATRLYEAPLGDDALIADLDRACRSLSQEDHAGRAWSKEHGYRGYTSYASLDDLPYRDPAFGDLVRQLNKHVAAFARDCAFDLRGKKLKLDSLWVNVMKPKGAHSGHIHPHSAVSGTIYIALPDRAAGLKLEDPRLPMMMAAPTRTDDAPEDLQSFVYVTPEQGTILLWESWLRHEVPAGDGKEDRISISFNYR from the coding sequence ATGACCATAAGATCGCTGTTCGCCACCCGCCTGTATGAAGCCCCGCTGGGCGACGATGCCCTGATCGCCGATCTGGATCGCGCCTGCCGATCGCTGTCGCAGGAGGATCATGCCGGACGCGCGTGGTCGAAAGAGCATGGCTATCGCGGATACACCTCCTACGCCTCGCTGGACGACCTTCCGTACCGCGACCCCGCGTTCGGCGATCTGGTGCGCCAGTTGAACAAGCATGTCGCCGCCTTTGCGCGCGACTGTGCATTCGACCTGCGCGGCAAGAAGCTGAAGCTGGATAGCCTGTGGGTCAACGTCATGAAGCCCAAGGGCGCGCATAGCGGGCACATCCATCCGCATTCCGCGGTGTCCGGCACGATCTACATCGCGCTGCCCGACCGCGCCGCCGGCCTGAAGCTGGAAGATCCGCGCCTGCCGATGATGATGGCCGCGCCGACCCGGACCGACGACGCGCCGGAGGACCTGCAAAGCTTCGTCTACGTGACCCCCGAGCAAGGCACGATCCTGTTGTGGGAAAGCTGGCTACGTCACGAAGTGCCCGCAGGCGACGGCAAGGAAGACCGGATCAGCATCAGCTTCAACTATCGATGA
- the ychF gene encoding redox-regulated ATPase YchF, which yields MGFRCGIVGLPNVGKSTLFNALTETAAAQAANYPFCTIEPNVGNVAVPDPRLEKLAAIAGSQKIIETQLGFVDIAGLVRGASKGEGLGNQFLGNIREVDAIVHVLRCFTETDVTHVEGKVDPIADAETVETELMLSDLESLEKRVPAFQKKATQGDKEAKVAASVLGQALELLRDGKPARLTQPKDEDEARVFAQAQLLTSKPVLYVCNVDEGDAANGNELSARVFEKAKAEGAQAVVVSAAIEAEIATMAPEERGEFLGELGLEETGLARVITAGYSLLQLLTFFTVGPKETRAWTTHVGATAPQAAGEIHSDFEKGFIRAETIAFDDFVTLGGESRAREAGKLRAEGKTYVVQDGDVMHFLHS from the coding sequence ATGGGTTTTCGTTGTGGTATCGTCGGCCTGCCGAATGTCGGCAAATCGACCCTTTTCAATGCATTGACGGAGACGGCGGCGGCGCAGGCGGCGAATTACCCGTTCTGCACGATCGAACCGAATGTCGGTAACGTCGCGGTCCCCGATCCCCGGCTGGAAAAGCTGGCGGCGATCGCCGGATCGCAGAAGATCATCGAGACGCAGCTGGGCTTTGTCGATATCGCCGGGCTGGTCCGCGGCGCGTCGAAGGGCGAAGGGCTGGGCAACCAGTTCCTGGGGAATATCCGTGAAGTGGATGCGATCGTCCACGTGCTGCGCTGCTTCACCGAGACGGACGTGACGCATGTCGAGGGCAAGGTGGATCCGATCGCGGATGCCGAGACGGTCGAGACCGAATTGATGCTGTCGGACCTGGAGTCGCTCGAAAAGCGCGTTCCGGCATTCCAGAAGAAGGCGACGCAGGGCGACAAGGAAGCGAAGGTCGCGGCCTCTGTCCTTGGCCAAGCGCTGGAATTGCTGCGCGACGGGAAGCCGGCGCGACTGACGCAACCGAAGGACGAGGACGAGGCGCGCGTGTTCGCACAGGCGCAATTGCTGACCAGCAAGCCGGTCCTGTACGTCTGCAACGTCGACGAGGGCGATGCGGCGAACGGCAACGAGCTGTCCGCACGCGTGTTCGAGAAGGCGAAGGCGGAGGGTGCGCAGGCGGTTGTCGTATCGGCGGCGATCGAGGCCGAGATCGCGACGATGGCACCGGAGGAACGCGGCGAGTTCCTGGGCGAGCTGGGGCTGGAGGAAACGGGGCTCGCGCGCGTCATCACCGCCGGCTATTCGCTGCTCCAATTGCTGACCTTCTTCACGGTCGGGCCGAAGGAGACGCGGGCCTGGACAACCCATGTCGGCGCGACCGCGCCACAGGCGGCAGGCGAGATCCACAGCGATTTCGAGAAGGGCTTCATCCGCGCCGAGACGATCGCGTTCGACGATTTCGTCACGCTGGGCGGCGAATCCCGCGCGCGCGAGGCGGGCAAGCTGCGTGCCGAGGGCAAGACGTATGTGGTGCAGGACGGCGACGTCATGCACTTCCTGCACAGCTGA
- the ppdK gene encoding pyruvate, phosphate dikinase: MSQYVYRFGGGVSDGGKGDKNLLGGKGANLAEMASIGLPVPPGFTISTEFCQVYYDEGRAFPQGLRDEVAKGIAHIEGITGKTFGDAADPLLVSVRSGARASMPGMMDTVLNLGLNDETVKGLAETSGDARFAWDSYRRFIQMYSDVVLELDHGAFEEALEIAKEDRGYYLDTELTADDLQALVAEYKALVEKQWDKPFPQDVHDQLWGAVGAVFGSWQSERAKVYRRLNDIPAAWGTAVNVQAMVFGNMGDTSATGVAFTRDPAKGDRAYYGEFLINAQGEDVVAGIRTPQYLTVAAREAAGAKPASMEEAMPEVYGELAKVFDLLETHYRDMQDIEFTVQQGKLWMLQTRSGKRTAKAALKIAVDMAEEGLITREEAVSRVEPQALDQLLHPTLDPKAIRDVLTKGLPASPGAASGMAVFDSDTAEKRAAAGESVILIRTETSPEDIHGMHAAKGILTARGGMTSHAAVVARGMGRPCVSGAGSIAIDAKAGVMRVAGREIRAGHIVTIDGTTGEVMAGAVPTVQPELSGDFGTLMTWADGVRRLKVRANAETPLDAKVAREFGAEGIGLCRTEHMFFDAARITAVRQMILAEDEAGRRVALDRLLPEQRADFIQLFEVMAGLPVTIRLLDPPLHEFLPHEEAEFAEVAKAAGVDVDVLKRRAAELHEFNPMLGHRGCRLGVTYPEIYEMQARAIFEAAVEVAAKSGDAPIPEVMIPLVGTRRELELMKQVVDKAAQAVFADMGRTIEYLVGTMIELPRAALMAGEIAEIGEFFSFGTNDLTQTTLGVSRDDAARFLTTYVERGIYAKDPFVSLDVEGVGQLIELAAERGRASRPGIKLGICGEHGGDPASIAFCEATGLDYVSASPYRVPIARLAAAQAALASKK, from the coding sequence ATGAGTCAGTACGTATATCGCTTCGGTGGCGGCGTCTCGGACGGGGGCAAGGGCGACAAGAACCTGCTGGGCGGCAAGGGCGCGAACCTGGCGGAGATGGCGTCGATCGGCCTGCCGGTCCCGCCGGGCTTCACCATCTCGACCGAATTCTGCCAGGTCTATTATGACGAGGGCCGCGCCTTCCCGCAGGGGCTGCGCGACGAGGTCGCCAAGGGCATCGCGCATATCGAGGGGATCACCGGCAAGACGTTCGGCGACGCCGCCGATCCGTTGCTCGTCTCGGTCCGCTCCGGGGCACGCGCCTCGATGCCGGGCATGATGGACACCGTCCTCAACCTCGGCCTCAACGACGAAACCGTGAAGGGCCTTGCCGAAACGTCCGGCGACGCGCGCTTCGCCTGGGACAGCTATCGCCGCTTCATCCAGATGTATTCGGATGTCGTGCTCGAACTGGATCACGGCGCGTTCGAGGAAGCGCTGGAGATCGCGAAGGAAGATCGGGGCTATTATCTCGATACCGAACTGACCGCCGACGATCTTCAGGCGCTGGTCGCCGAATATAAGGCCCTGGTCGAAAAGCAGTGGGACAAGCCGTTCCCTCAGGACGTGCACGATCAGCTCTGGGGCGCGGTCGGTGCGGTGTTCGGATCGTGGCAGTCGGAGCGCGCGAAGGTCTATCGCCGCCTCAACGACATCCCTGCCGCATGGGGCACCGCAGTTAACGTGCAGGCGATGGTGTTCGGCAATATGGGCGATACGTCGGCCACCGGCGTCGCCTTCACGCGCGATCCGGCCAAGGGCGACCGCGCTTATTACGGCGAATTCCTCATCAACGCGCAGGGTGAAGACGTCGTTGCCGGCATCCGCACGCCGCAATATCTGACCGTCGCCGCGCGCGAGGCGGCAGGGGCCAAGCCCGCCTCGATGGAAGAGGCGATGCCGGAAGTGTATGGCGAACTCGCCAAGGTGTTCGACCTGCTGGAAACGCATTACCGCGACATGCAGGATATCGAATTCACCGTGCAGCAGGGCAAGCTGTGGATGCTGCAGACCCGATCGGGCAAGCGCACCGCGAAGGCTGCGCTGAAGATCGCGGTCGACATGGCCGAGGAAGGGCTGATCACGCGCGAGGAAGCCGTGTCGCGCGTCGAGCCTCAGGCGCTGGACCAGTTGCTGCACCCGACGCTGGATCCCAAGGCGATCCGCGACGTGCTGACCAAGGGCCTGCCCGCATCGCCGGGTGCCGCATCCGGCATGGCGGTGTTCGACAGCGACACTGCGGAAAAGCGCGCGGCGGCGGGCGAATCGGTCATCCTGATCCGCACCGAAACCTCCCCGGAGGATATTCACGGCATGCACGCGGCAAAGGGCATCCTCACCGCGCGCGGTGGCATGACCAGCCACGCGGCGGTCGTCGCCCGCGGCATGGGCCGCCCCTGCGTCTCGGGTGCCGGTTCGATCGCGATCGATGCCAAGGCGGGCGTGATGCGCGTCGCCGGTCGCGAGATCCGCGCCGGCCATATCGTCACGATTGACGGCACGACGGGCGAGGTGATGGCCGGTGCGGTGCCGACCGTGCAGCCCGAATTGTCGGGCGATTTCGGCACGTTGATGACCTGGGCCGACGGTGTCCGCCGGCTCAAGGTGCGCGCCAATGCGGAAACGCCATTGGATGCGAAGGTCGCACGCGAGTTCGGCGCGGAGGGCATTGGTCTCTGCCGTACCGAACACATGTTCTTCGATGCCGCGCGGATCACCGCGGTTCGCCAGATGATCCTCGCGGAGGACGAGGCCGGCCGCCGCGTCGCGCTCGATCGCCTGCTCCCCGAACAGCGCGCCGATTTCATCCAGCTGTTCGAGGTGATGGCCGGCCTGCCGGTCACCATTCGCCTGCTCGATCCCCCGCTGCACGAATTCCTGCCGCATGAGGAAGCCGAATTCGCCGAAGTCGCCAAGGCGGCGGGCGTGGATGTCGACGTGCTCAAGCGGCGGGCCGCGGAACTGCACGAATTCAACCCGATGCTCGGCCATCGCGGTTGCCGCCTCGGCGTGACCTATCCCGAAATCTACGAGATGCAGGCGAGAGCGATCTTCGAGGCGGCGGTCGAGGTCGCGGCGAAATCCGGTGACGCACCCATTCCGGAAGTTATGATCCCGCTCGTCGGCACGCGCCGCGAACTGGAACTGATGAAGCAGGTCGTCGACAAGGCCGCACAGGCGGTCTTCGCCGACATGGGCAGGACGATCGAATATCTCGTCGGCACGATGATCGAACTGCCCCGCGCCGCGCTGATGGCCGGTGAGATCGCCGAAATCGGGGAGTTTTTCAGCTTCGGTACGAACGATCTGACGCAGACCACCTTGGGCGTCAGCCGCGACGACGCCGCGCGCTTCCTGACCACTTATGTCGAACGCGGCATCTACGCCAAGGACCCGTTCGTCAGCCTCGACGTCGAGGGCGTCGGCCAGTTGATCGAACTCGCCGCCGAACGCGGCCGGGCATCGCGCCCCGGTATCAAGCTCGGCATCTGCGGGGAACATGGCGGCGATCCGGCCAGCATCGCGTTCTGCGAAGCCACGGGCCTCGATTACGTCTCCGCCTCGCCCTACCGCGTGCCGATCGCCCGGCTTGCGGCGGCGCAGGCAGCGCTCGCCAGCAAGAAGTAA
- a CDS encoding TraB/GumN family protein: protein MIGCARWLLLALALTGCGTLAIEARPAMWRVSDADTEIWLLGTIHALPGNVHWETPAVSRAIAAADTLVTEIAPSSPDEAGAVFARYAAAQGLPPISERVDPARHRALSEAAEAAGVSIAALNGLRTWAVAVTLAAGQIRAAGASTDHGVEATLAETFAGRRRVALETQAEQLAIFNALPESAQRMMLERALADRDAFAVTMRAWEAGDVRALTASLEPGDREAPESHRTLVTERNARWAGWIARRMRAPGRVLVAVGAGHLVGRDSVVAMLGARGVKVERVQ from the coding sequence TTGATCGGGTGCGCGCGCTGGCTGCTGCTGGCGCTCGCGCTGACGGGCTGCGGCACGTTGGCGATCGAGGCGCGCCCGGCGATGTGGCGGGTGAGCGACGCGGATACCGAGATCTGGCTGCTGGGCACGATCCATGCGCTGCCCGGCAACGTTCATTGGGAAACGCCGGCCGTGTCGCGCGCGATCGCGGCGGCCGATACGCTGGTGACGGAGATCGCACCGTCGTCGCCCGACGAGGCGGGGGCGGTGTTTGCGCGATATGCGGCAGCGCAAGGGTTGCCGCCGATATCGGAGCGGGTCGATCCGGCACGTCATCGGGCGCTGAGCGAGGCGGCGGAGGCTGCGGGTGTATCGATCGCGGCGTTGAACGGGCTACGGACCTGGGCGGTGGCGGTGACGCTGGCGGCGGGGCAGATCCGGGCGGCGGGGGCCTCCACCGATCACGGGGTGGAGGCGACGCTGGCGGAGACGTTCGCGGGGCGGCGGCGGGTCGCGCTGGAGACGCAGGCGGAGCAACTGGCGATCTTCAACGCGCTGCCCGAATCGGCGCAACGGATGATGCTGGAGCGGGCGCTGGCCGATCGGGATGCGTTCGCGGTGACGATGCGGGCGTGGGAGGCCGGCGACGTGCGCGCGCTGACGGCGAGCCTGGAACCGGGGGATCGCGAGGCGCCGGAGTCGCACCGGACGCTGGTGACGGAGCGGAACGCGCGCTGGGCGGGCTGGATCGCGCGGCGGATGCGGGCGCCGGGCCGGGTGCTGGTGGCGGTGGGCGCGGGGCATCTGGTGGGGCGGGATTCGGTGGTGGCTATGCTTGGTGCGCGTGGGGTGAAGGTGGAGCGGGTTCAGTAG
- a CDS encoding DUF6894 family protein, with product MSIFYFNLSDHTVDPDDEGTELQSVAEARAQAIMFAGNYLGDNPDLLDEGATFKVQVTDADRKPLFSVVITIDEAGPI from the coding sequence ATGTCGATCTTCTATTTCAATCTCAGCGATCACACGGTCGATCCGGATGATGAAGGCACCGAGTTGCAGTCCGTCGCGGAGGCGCGTGCACAGGCGATCATGTTCGCCGGCAACTATCTCGGCGATAATCCCGACCTTCTGGATGAGGGCGCGACATTCAAGGTCCAGGTGACCGATGCGGACAGGAAGCCGTTATTCTCCGTCGTGATCACCATAGATGAAGCTGGACCCATATGA
- a CDS encoding Crp/Fnr family transcriptional regulator, with amino-acid sequence MANKTPLEILYKRLNSNFKLGATEQKALSALEMSVREFEPGQYILREGDRPRYCAYLTDGYVYRHKIVGDGGRQIVSIHVPSDFVDVQNILLDYADHNIQALTATTLITVPVDDLMKVAMEHGSVNRALWRETLVEASIMREWIANIGRRDARSRTAHMLCEVALRREKAGLGARETFDLPMTQEQLGDALGLTAVHVNRTLKSLENDGLIVRSKRSVTVADWNGLQSVGDFTSNYLHFPPSA; translated from the coding sequence GTGGCCAACAAAACGCCCCTCGAGATATTGTACAAACGACTGAATTCCAATTTCAAGTTGGGCGCGACCGAACAGAAGGCGTTAAGCGCACTGGAAATGTCGGTTCGGGAGTTCGAGCCGGGGCAATATATCCTGCGCGAGGGGGATCGCCCGCGTTATTGTGCCTATCTGACCGACGGATATGTTTACCGGCACAAGATCGTCGGCGATGGCGGGCGCCAGATCGTGTCGATTCATGTCCCCAGCGATTTCGTCGACGTGCAGAACATTCTGCTCGATTATGCCGACCATAATATCCAGGCGCTGACCGCGACCACGCTGATCACCGTCCCGGTCGACGATCTGATGAAGGTCGCGATGGAACATGGTTCGGTCAACCGCGCGCTGTGGCGCGAGACTTTGGTCGAGGCGTCGATCATGCGCGAATGGATCGCCAATATCGGGCGGCGCGACGCGCGCAGCCGTACCGCGCACATGCTGTGCGAGGTGGCGCTGCGGCGCGAGAAAGCGGGCCTTGGCGCCCGCGAGACGTTCGACCTGCCGATGACTCAGGAACAGCTTGGCGATGCGCTTGGGCTGACGGCGGTCCACGTCAATCGCACGCTGAAATCGCTGGAGAATGACGGGCTGATCGTCCGCAGCAAGCGGTCGGTGACGGTCGCGGACTGGAACGGGCTGCAATCGGTCGGAGACTTCACGTCCAACTATCTGCATTTCCCACCGTCCGCGTAA
- a CDS encoding DUF6894 family protein has product MHRYFFHLIERGQFIEDLEGLMLADEESAIEEAKRNARGIVAHEIRDTGTASLDRAIEIVAETGDFRFRVPFDAALSIRS; this is encoded by the coding sequence ATGCACCGGTACTTCTTCCACCTAATAGAGCGAGGACAGTTCATCGAGGATCTCGAGGGACTGATGCTCGCGGACGAAGAATCCGCGATCGAAGAAGCCAAGCGCAATGCGCGCGGCATCGTGGCGCATGAGATTCGCGACACCGGAACCGCATCGCTGGATCGTGCGATCGAGATCGTCGCCGAGACCGGCGATTTCCGCTTCCGGGTGCCGTTCGACGCGGCATTGTCCATTCGATCCTGA
- a CDS encoding 50S ribosomal protein L25/general stress protein Ctc — translation MSEQLTLAAETREQVGKGASRSLRREGRVPAVIYGNKQDPISIHLEEKELMRALMTGHFMNSTVSITVGGKATLTLPKDVSFHAVTDRPVHVDFLRIGEHTTVHVSVPVVFTDEEESPGITKGNGVLNIVKHEIELVCDASQIPGEITVSLKGREIGDSIHISNIDLPKGVEPAITDRDFTIATIVPPTVPTAEDEALDAEVAETQAAEAAEAAEEAEAEAADDAEGDKAE, via the coding sequence ATGAGCGAACAACTGACGCTCGCAGCCGAGACGCGCGAACAGGTTGGCAAGGGAGCCTCCCGTTCGTTGCGCCGCGAAGGCCGCGTACCCGCCGTGATCTACGGCAACAAGCAAGACCCGATCTCGATTCACCTCGAAGAAAAAGAGCTGATGCGCGCTCTGATGACCGGGCATTTCATGAATTCCACGGTGTCGATCACGGTCGGCGGCAAGGCCACGCTGACGCTGCCGAAGGACGTTTCGTTCCATGCGGTGACCGATCGCCCCGTTCACGTCGATTTCCTGCGCATCGGCGAGCACACCACGGTGCACGTATCCGTGCCGGTCGTGTTCACCGACGAGGAAGAGTCGCCGGGCATCACCAAGGGCAACGGCGTCCTGAACATCGTCAAGCACGAGATCGAACTGGTGTGCGACGCGTCGCAGATCCCGGGTGAGATCACGGTGTCGCTGAAGGGCCGCGAGATTGGCGATTCGATCCACATTTCGAACATCGACCTGCCCAAGGGCGTCGAGCCGGCGATCACCGACCGCGACTTCACCATCGCGACGATCGTCCCGCCGACCGTTCCGACCGCGGAAGACGAAGCGCTGGACGCCGAAGTCGCCGAGACTCAGGCTGCCGAAGCTGCTGAAGCGGCCGAGGAAGCCGAAGCCGAAGCTGCCGACGACGCCGAAGGCGACAAGGCCGAGTGA
- a CDS encoding type II secretion system F family protein — MGEGAGPKILGVDVMMVATLLAGVAAFAVLLAIYAATTVRDPMTKRVKALNERREQLKAGITASTKRRAKLVTKNETTDRIKSLLSGMKVLQDSQVKAAQIKLMQAGIRSKEYAVAVIFGRLVLPIVFGALAIYLVYIAEMFPEYGSLKRYGIVAGTFILAYKAPDIFLKNKISKRSDAIRKGLPDALDLLVICAEAGLTVDAAFQRVARELGRAYPELGDEFTLTAIELGFLAERRQAFENLAMRVNLDAVKGVVTTMVQTEKYGTPLASALRVLSAEFRNERMMRAEEKAARLPAIMTVPLILFILPVLFVVILGPAACSISDAFKGGI; from the coding sequence ATGGGCGAAGGCGCCGGACCTAAGATCCTCGGGGTCGATGTGATGATGGTGGCGACGTTGCTCGCCGGTGTCGCCGCGTTCGCCGTGCTGCTGGCGATTTACGCCGCGACGACGGTACGCGACCCGATGACCAAGCGCGTCAAGGCGCTGAACGAGCGGCGCGAGCAATTGAAGGCGGGCATTACCGCCTCCACCAAACGCCGTGCCAAACTGGTCACGAAGAACGAGACGACCGACCGGATCAAGTCGCTGCTGTCGGGCATGAAGGTGCTGCAGGACAGCCAGGTGAAGGCCGCGCAGATCAAGCTGATGCAGGCCGGCATCCGGTCGAAGGAATATGCGGTCGCGGTCATCTTCGGTCGCCTGGTGCTGCCGATCGTGTTCGGCGCGCTGGCGATCTACCTCGTCTATATCGCCGAGATGTTCCCGGAGTACGGGTCGCTGAAGCGCTACGGTATTGTCGCGGGTACGTTCATCCTCGCCTACAAGGCGCCCGACATCTTCCTGAAGAACAAGATCAGCAAGCGATCGGATGCGATCCGCAAGGGGTTGCCCGATGCGCTGGATCTGCTCGTCATCTGCGCGGAAGCGGGCCTGACGGTCGATGCGGCATTCCAGCGCGTGGCCCGCGAACTGGGCCGCGCCTATCCCGAACTCGGCGACGAATTCACGCTGACTGCGATCGAACTCGGCTTTCTGGCGGAGCGGCGGCAGGCATTCGAGAACCTCGCGATGCGCGTCAACCTGGATGCGGTGAAGGGCGTCGTCACGACGATGGTGCAGACGGAAAAATACGGTACGCCGCTTGCGTCCGCGTTACGCGTCCTCTCGGCCGAGTTCCGTAACGAACGAATGATGCGCGCCGAGGAAAAGGCTGCGCGGTTGCCGGCGATCATGACGGTGCCGCTAATCCTGTTCATCCTGCCGGTGTTGTTCGTGGTCATTCTGGGTCCGGCGGCATGCTCGATCTCCGACGCGTTCAAGGGCGGGATCTAA
- the pth gene encoding aminoacyl-tRNA hydrolase — MQLWVGLGNPGTQYALNRHNVGFMAADTIADLYGFSPVKKQFLGWTQEGRVGNQKVLLLKPGTFMNESGRSVGEALRFYKLDVDALTVFHDELDLAPFKVKVKTGGGTAGHNGLRSIDQHLGPDFRRVRLGIGHPGHKDRVHGYVLGNYAKAEMDPLADLLGAVAAEAPWLAAGDDGRFMSDVAVRLA; from the coding sequence ATGCAACTTTGGGTTGGCCTGGGGAATCCCGGCACGCAATACGCGCTCAACCGGCACAATGTCGGTTTCATGGCGGCGGATACGATCGCCGACCTGTACGGCTTCTCTCCCGTCAAGAAGCAGTTCCTCGGCTGGACGCAGGAAGGCCGCGTCGGCAACCAGAAGGTGCTGCTGCTGAAGCCCGGTACGTTCATGAACGAAAGCGGCCGATCCGTCGGCGAGGCGTTGCGCTTCTACAAGCTGGACGTCGATGCGCTGACCGTCTTTCACGACGAACTCGATCTCGCGCCGTTCAAGGTGAAGGTGAAGACCGGCGGTGGCACCGCGGGGCATAACGGCCTGCGATCGATCGACCAGCATCTGGGACCGGATTTCCGGCGCGTGCGGCTGGGCATCGGGCATCCGGGGCATAAGGATCGCGTGCACGGCTATGTGCTGGGCAATTATGCGAAGGCGGAGATGGACCCGCTCGCCGATCTGCTGGGGGCGGTCGCCGCCGAGGCGCCGTGGCTCGCCGCGGGGGACGATGGCCGGTTCATGAGCGACGTCGCCGTGCGGCTGGCCTGA